DNA from Methylobacterium currus:
CATCCAGGCCAAGGAAGGCGACAGCCTGGCGGTCGACGCGGTGATCCTCGAATTCGCCTGAGCCGAGCGGTCTCTTCGTGCCGCTCTACTTCGCCTACGGCTCCAACATGGACCGGGCCGCCATGGCCCGGCGTTGCCCCGCCTCGCGGGTGCTCGGCCTCGGCCGGCTCAACCGCCACCGCCTCGTCATCATGCGGGAGGGCTACGCCTCGGTGGAGCGCTGTCCCTCCGGCACGGTCTGGGGCGTGCTGTGGGATTTGAGCCTCGCCGACGTGCCGGCCCTCGACCGCTACGAGGGCGTGGCGAGCGGGCTCTACGTCAAGGCGCAGCAGCCGGTCTCGACCGAAGGTGGGGTGCGGCGGGCGCTGGTGTATCTGGGCCGCGGCAGCGGCGGCGTGCCGAGGCCGGGCTACCTGGAGGGCGTGATCGCGGCGGGCCGGGAGAACGGCCTGCCGGAGATGTATTTACGGGGATTGGCGGCGCTCAAGCGGTAAGCACCCGCGACGCCTGAACCCTACCCCCTGCGGGGGAAGGTTCCCCGCGGAAGCGGGGCGGCAAAGGGGCAGCGCGACGCTGATCCAGGTCTGCGCCCGTCACGCAGGCACGGCCTCTTCCGGAAGCCACGTCCCTCTCCCGCCCCCTGCTGACGCAGGGCCCCCCTCCCCCGCAGAGGGGGGAGGGTCTCTTGGCGGCGTGCGCTGCGTCTTGCCGAGATCACTCCTCCGCGGCGAACCGGCCGTGGCAGTGCTTGTACTTCTTGCCCGAGCCGCAGGGGCAGGGCTCGTTGCGGCCGACCCGGCCCCAGGTCGCGGCGTCGTCGGGATTGCGCTCCAGCACCGGGGCGTCGGCGGCGAGGGCCTGACCGGCGAACTCGTAGGCACCGCCGCCGCCACCGGCCGCGCCCTCCGCGTAGGCGAACTCGTTCTCGCCGGTCACCGGGTCGAGGTGCTGGGCGAACATCGGCGGCAGCGTCTGCGGCTCCGGCTCCTGGTACATGATCTCGACCCGCATCAGCTGGCCGGTGACCTGCTCGCGCAGGGAGCCGACGAGGCTGTTGAACAGGTCGAACGCCTCCGACTTGTACTCGTTGAGCGGGTCGCGCTGGGCGATGCCGCGCCAGCCGATCACCTGGCGCAGGTGGTCGAGGGTGACGAGGTGCTCGCGCCAGAGATGGTCGAGGCTCTGGAGCAGCACCTGCTTCTCGACATAGGCCATCACCTCGGGCGTGTTGCGGGCGGTGCGCTCGGCATACGCCTCGTCGGCGGCCTTGCGCAGGCGCTCGCGGATCTCCTCGTCGGCGATGCCCTCTTCCTTGGCCCAGTCCTCGACCGGGACGTCGAGGTTGAGGTCGCGGGTGATGCTCTCGCGCAGGCCCGCGATGTCCCACTGCTCCGGATAGGCGTCCTCCGGCACGTGGCGCGCCACCACGTCCTCGATCACGCCCTGGCGCATCTCGTCGACGGTCTCGCGCACGCTCTCCTGCGCCATGAACTCGCGGCGCTGCTCGAACACGACCTTGCGCTGGTCGTTCATGACGTTGTCGTACTTGAGCACGTTCTTGCGCATGTCGAAGTTGCGCGCTTCGACCTTCTGCTGCGCCTTGGCGATCGCCTTGTTGATCCACGGATGGATGATCGCCTCGCCCTCCTCGAGCCCGAGGCGCTGGAGCATGCCGTCCATGCGGTCGGAGCCGAAGATCCGCATCAGGTCGTCCTGAAGCGAGAGGTAGAATTTCGAGCGGCCGGGATCGCCCTGGCGGCCGGAGCGGCCGCGCAGCTGGTTGTCGATGCGCCGGCTCTCGTTGCGCTCGGTGCCGAGGATGTAGAGGCCGCCGGGCAGCGCCGCCTTGCGGCCGGCGGCCGGGTCGGCCGGCTCGCCCGAGCCCAGCACGCGCGCCCGGTTCTGCTCGATCTCGGCCTTCAGACCCGCGATGCGGGCGTCGCGCTCAGGCCCCTCCGGCACATTGGCCAGCTCCTGCTCGATCCGCATGTCGAGGTTGCCGCCGAGCTTGATGTCGGTGCCGCGGCCGGCCATGTTGGTGGCGATGGTGATCGCGCCCGGCACGCCGGCCTCGGCCACGATGTAGGCTTCCTGCTCGTGGAAGCGGGCATTCAGCACCGCGAAGCGCTTGGTCACCCGTCCCTCGCGGGCGGCGGCGTAGACATCCTCCAGCGCCGACGGGTCGCTGTAGTCGAGCGGCTTGTAGCCGTGCTTGACCAGCAGGCCGGCGAGGTGCTCCGAGCGCTCGATCGAGCCGGTGCCGACCAGCACCGGCTGCAGCCGGGCATGGGCCTTGTCGATCTCCTGGATGATCGCGGCGTATTTCTCGTCGACGGTGCGGTAGACCTCGTCGTCCTCGTCGACGCGCTCGACCTCCTTGTTGGTCGGGATCTCGACCACTTCGAGGTTGTAGATTTCCTGGAACTCGTCGGCCTCGGTCGAGGCGGTGCCGGTCATGCCGGCGAGCTTCTTGTAGAGGCGGAAGTAGTTCTGGAAGGTGATCGAGGCGAGCGTCTGGTTCTCGGGCTGGATCGTCACCCGCTCCTTGGCCTCGAGGGCCTGGTGGAGTCCTTCCGAGTAGCGCCGGCCGGGCATCATGCGGCCGGTGAACTCGTCGATGATCACCACCTCGTCGTTGCGGACGATGTAGTCCTTGTCGCGGGTGAACAGGGTGTGGGCGCGCAAAGCCTGGTTGACGTGGTGGACCAGCGTCACGTTGTGGGCGTCGTAGAGGTCGCCCTCCTTGAGGATGCCGGCCTCGCGCAGCAATTCCTCGATGTGCTCGTTGCCGTTCTCGGTCAGCGAGACCGTGCGCTGCTTCTCGTCGAGGTCGTAATCCTCGCGTACCAGGCGCGGCAAGATCGCATCGATCGTGGTGTAGAGGTCGGAGCGGTCGTCGATGGGACCCGAGATGA
Protein-coding regions in this window:
- a CDS encoding gamma-glutamylcyclotransferase family protein — translated: MPLYFAYGSNMDRAAMARRCPASRVLGLGRLNRHRLVIMREGYASVERCPSGTVWGVLWDLSLADVPALDRYEGVASGLYVKAQQPVSTEGGVRRALVYLGRGSGGVPRPGYLEGVIAAGRENGLPEMYLRGLAALKR
- the secA gene encoding preprotein translocase subunit SecA, with the protein product MLGSLAKKIFGSSNDRRVKGYRPRVQAINALEPELAALSDEALRARTDALKAELAAGKSLDDILVPAFATVREAAKRVLGQRHFDVQLIGGMVLHESGIAEMKTGEGKTLVATLATYLNALSGKGVHVVTVNDYLARRDAEWMGRVYRFLGLTTGIIVHGLDDVERKAAYACDITYGTNNEYGFDYLRDNMKYELGQMVQRGHNYAIVDEVDSILIDEARTPLIISGPIDDRSDLYTTIDAILPRLVREDYDLDEKQRTVSLTENGNEHIEELLREAGILKEGDLYDAHNVTLVHHVNQALRAHTLFTRDKDYIVRNDEVVIIDEFTGRMMPGRRYSEGLHQALEAKERVTIQPENQTLASITFQNYFRLYKKLAGMTGTASTEADEFQEIYNLEVVEIPTNKEVERVDEDDEVYRTVDEKYAAIIQEIDKAHARLQPVLVGTGSIERSEHLAGLLVKHGYKPLDYSDPSALEDVYAAAREGRVTKRFAVLNARFHEQEAYIVAEAGVPGAITIATNMAGRGTDIKLGGNLDMRIEQELANVPEGPERDARIAGLKAEIEQNRARVLGSGEPADPAAGRKAALPGGLYILGTERNESRRIDNQLRGRSGRQGDPGRSKFYLSLQDDLMRIFGSDRMDGMLQRLGLEEGEAIIHPWINKAIAKAQQKVEARNFDMRKNVLKYDNVMNDQRKVVFEQRREFMAQESVRETVDEMRQGVIEDVVARHVPEDAYPEQWDIAGLRESITRDLNLDVPVEDWAKEEGIADEEIRERLRKAADEAYAERTARNTPEVMAYVEKQVLLQSLDHLWREHLVTLDHLRQVIGWRGIAQRDPLNEYKSEAFDLFNSLVGSLREQVTGQLMRVEIMYQEPEPQTLPPMFAQHLDPVTGENEFAYAEGAAGGGGGAYEFAGQALAADAPVLERNPDDAATWGRVGRNEPCPCGSGKKYKHCHGRFAAEE